Proteins from one Campylobacter concisus genomic window:
- a CDS encoding RecB-like helicase, translating to MKDFLALKASAGSGKTFALSVRYIALVLRGENINEIIALTFTKKAANEMKERIITTFLDLQNKKDELDKLCKELGLSQDEVIKRRDEKLDRFLQSELKIYTFDAFFSGILKKFSQNLGLSPDYSVQDSLQDLAWKKFVKEVSKDQKLLSELALMMIISSQKEASFSQTLAKFYESFGGELKDSGASYPDDSKVRAVQKEINEHIALQNGASDTAKKTFSEQNLFELFKNKVFERESLYYRTFSKIYTSELDELFVKLKEAAKEYILEVERYRLSGFSKLLNVYKHSNLELNKEINALSFADINKLVFKLLVENFDKDVLYFRLDGRINHLLIDEFQDTNVIQYEIILPLITEIVSGYGQNGLGSFFYVGDTKQSIYKFRGGKKELFDKLGEKFEQILVENLPSNYRSLKALVKFNNAVFEEIYHRYRLSFEPQEPAKKDKELSYKVSGECPYFEAEEDDYGYLRVLSDEDIVGAAVSQVKELLAAGVNASEITVLCWKNSDISLISEVLSSEGIKSVNEGTLELKRTPFVAAIIEYAKFCLFGEEIYEKNVKALVNTNPKKLKINAEDSATKSLFYLAKNLCINMADVDILRLFELSNGYKNLSDFIFNLENFSSKISPKNADGVKIMTVHKSKGLEFAYVIVCDMMSKGRGDDSNFITEYSEKGEWIVKSRISGRENFDPEYAGVLEQIKELEKQENINKIYVAFTRATKSLIIIKQATPSGNSPSFFSFYTRSDKSEVNDYLDLKEFSFGKILPSKSEQKEAKKDEKMPEILKIERQEIEAREQKTSGKNLEAIYFGLAFHYLLEMSERFDENSLLKAKSLMLNKFYKFLSPDRLEDAFKRAKMLINEPKFLKCIKNKEIYKEQPFKVKNELKQMDLFCIGESEICVIDYKTTDKNIEENKKQVGEYKEALSKFYPKHSIIAVIFYALDGKISYIEV from the coding sequence ATGAAAGATTTTTTAGCCCTAAAAGCAAGTGCTGGAAGCGGGAAAACATTCGCTTTAAGCGTTCGTTATATCGCTTTGGTGCTTAGAGGCGAAAATATAAACGAGATCATCGCTCTAACCTTTACCAAAAAAGCGGCCAATGAGATGAAAGAGCGCATAATCACAACTTTTTTGGACTTACAAAACAAAAAAGACGAGCTTGATAAGCTTTGCAAAGAGCTTGGTTTGAGCCAAGATGAGGTCATAAAAAGACGCGATGAGAAGCTTGATAGGTTTTTGCAAAGTGAGCTAAAAATTTATACATTTGATGCATTTTTCTCTGGAATCCTAAAGAAATTTAGTCAAAATTTAGGGCTTAGTCCTGATTACAGCGTGCAAGATAGTCTGCAAGATCTGGCGTGGAAAAAATTTGTAAAAGAGGTAAGCAAAGATCAAAAGCTTCTTAGCGAGCTTGCACTCATGATGATAATCTCAAGTCAAAAAGAGGCGAGCTTTTCACAGACTTTGGCTAAATTTTATGAGAGCTTTGGCGGTGAGCTAAAAGATAGTGGTGCAAGCTATCCAGATGATAGCAAGGTAAGAGCAGTGCAAAAGGAGATAAATGAACATATAGCCTTGCAAAATGGTGCTAGCGATACGGCCAAAAAGACATTTAGTGAGCAAAATTTATTTGAGCTTTTTAAAAATAAGGTCTTTGAAAGAGAGAGTCTGTATTACCGCACTTTTAGTAAAATTTATACAAGTGAGCTTGATGAGCTTTTTGTAAAGCTAAAAGAGGCGGCAAAAGAGTATATTTTGGAGGTTGAAAGATATAGACTTAGCGGCTTTAGCAAGCTCTTAAATGTTTATAAACACTCAAATTTAGAGCTAAATAAAGAGATAAACGCTTTAAGTTTTGCTGATATAAATAAGCTGGTATTTAAGCTTTTGGTTGAAAATTTTGATAAAGATGTGCTTTATTTCAGGCTTGATGGCCGCATAAATCACCTTTTGATAGATGAGTTTCAAGATACAAATGTGATCCAATATGAGATCATCTTGCCGCTCATCACCGAGATCGTTTCAGGATACGGACAAAACGGGCTTGGAAGCTTCTTTTATGTTGGAGATACGAAGCAGAGTATCTATAAATTTAGAGGTGGTAAAAAAGAGCTTTTTGATAAGCTTGGAGAGAAATTTGAGCAAATTTTGGTCGAAAATTTGCCTAGCAACTACCGCAGTTTAAAGGCTTTAGTGAAATTTAACAATGCCGTTTTTGAAGAAATTTACCATAGATATAGGCTTAGTTTTGAGCCACAAGAGCCAGCTAAAAAAGATAAGGAGCTAAGCTACAAAGTAAGTGGCGAGTGTCCTTATTTTGAAGCCGAGGAAGACGACTACGGCTACTTGCGTGTGCTAAGCGATGAAGATATCGTGGGTGCAGCGGTTTCGCAAGTAAAAGAGCTACTTGCTGCTGGCGTAAATGCAAGTGAGATAACTGTGCTTTGCTGGAAAAATAGTGACATCAGCCTCATCTCAGAGGTGCTTAGCAGTGAGGGGATAAAAAGCGTAAATGAAGGCACCTTGGAGCTAAAGCGAACGCCGTTTGTTGCAGCGATCATCGAGTATGCGAAATTTTGTCTTTTTGGTGAAGAAATTTATGAAAAAAATGTAAAAGCACTCGTAAACACAAATCCTAAAAAATTAAAAATAAATGCTGAAGATAGTGCGACAAAAAGCCTATTTTATCTAGCTAAAAATTTATGCATAAATATGGCTGATGTTGATATTCTAAGGCTTTTTGAGCTAAGTAACGGCTACAAAAATTTAAGTGATTTTATCTTTAATCTTGAAAATTTTAGTTCTAAAATCAGTCCAAAAAATGCTGATGGCGTAAAGATAATGACTGTTCATAAGTCAAAAGGGCTCGAGTTTGCTTACGTGATAGTTTGTGATATGATGAGTAAAGGCAGAGGCGATGACTCAAACTTTATAACAGAATATAGCGAAAAAGGCGAGTGGATAGTAAAAAGTAGAATTTCTGGTAGAGAAAATTTTGACCCTGAGTATGCTGGTGTGTTAGAGCAAATAAAAGAGCTTGAGAAGCAAGAAAATATCAATAAAATTTACGTCGCTTTCACTAGGGCTACAAAGTCACTTATCATCATTAAACAAGCTACTCCAAGTGGAAATAGTCCTAGCTTTTTTTCTTTTTATACTAGAAGTGATAAAAGCGAAGTAAACGACTATCTTGATCTAAAAGAGTTTAGTTTTGGCAAAATTTTACCTAGCAAGAGCGAGCAAAAAGAGGCAAAAAAAGATGAAAAAATGCCTGAAATTTTAAAGATAGAAAGGCAAGAGATAGAGGCAAGAGAGCAAAAAACGAGCGGTAAAAATTTAGAGGCAATCTATTTTGGCTTAGCGTTTCACTATTTGCTTGAGATGAGTGAAAGATTTGATGAAAATTCGCTTTTAAAAGCTAAAAGTTTAATGCTAAATAAATTTTATAAATTTCTTTCACCTGATAGACTTGAAGATGCCTTTAAACGGGCAAAAATGCTAATAAATGAGCCAAAATTTCTAAAGTGCATAAAAAATAAAGAAATTTACAAAGAGCAGCCATTTAAAGTAAAAAACGAACTAAAACAGATGGATTTATTTTGTATTGGAGAGAGCGAAATTTGTGTGATTGACTATAAAACGACCGATAAAAATATTGAGGAAAATAAAAAACAAGTTGGAGAATACAAAGAGGCATTAAGTAAATTTTATCCAAAGCATAGTATAATCGCCGTCATCTTCTACGCTCTTGATGGAAAAATTTCATATATTGAAGTTTAA
- the rplM gene encoding 50S ribosomal protein L13, producing the protein MTKITKPNEVKRDWIVVDAAGKRFGRLLTEVATILRGKNKPCFTPNVDCGDYVIIINASKVEFTGNNKAEDKLYHRHSGYFGSVKSEKFGDLIANKPEKLFKLAVRGMLPKTKLGREMIKKLKVYAGSEHPHTAQIAKKEGK; encoded by the coding sequence ATGACAAAAATAACAAAGCCAAACGAAGTTAAACGAGACTGGATCGTTGTTGATGCAGCTGGTAAACGTTTTGGTAGATTGCTAACTGAGGTAGCAACTATACTTCGTGGCAAAAACAAACCATGCTTCACGCCAAACGTAGATTGTGGCGACTATGTTATCATCATAAATGCTTCAAAAGTAGAATTTACTGGTAATAACAAGGCTGAAGACAAACTTTATCACAGACACTCAGGATATTTTGGTAGCGTAAAGAGTGAAAAATTTGGCGATTTGATAGCAAATAAGCCAGAAAAATTATTTAAATTAGCTGTTCGTGGAATGCTTCCAAAAACTAAACTTGGAAGAGAGATGATAAAAAAACTAAAAGTTTATGCTGGCAGTGAGCATCCTCATACGGCACAAATAGCTAAAAAAGAAGGAAAATAA
- the rpsI gene encoding 30S ribosomal protein S9 → MAKVYATGKRKTAVAKVWIKAGSGKIVVNGMDLNTWLGGHEAIKLKVIQPLLVTKQESLIDVVATTLGGGYSAQAEALRHGISRALADMDADFRAALKPKGLLTRDSRVVERKKFGRRKARRSPQFSKR, encoded by the coding sequence ATGGCAAAAGTTTATGCAACTGGTAAAAGAAAAACTGCCGTAGCAAAGGTTTGGATAAAAGCTGGAAGCGGTAAAATCGTAGTAAATGGTATGGATCTTAACACTTGGCTTGGTGGTCATGAGGCTATAAAGCTTAAAGTAATTCAGCCACTTCTAGTTACTAAACAAGAGAGTTTAATAGATGTAGTAGCTACAACTTTAGGTGGTGGTTATTCAGCACAAGCAGAGGCTTTAAGGCACGGTATTTCACGTGCTTTAGCTGATATGGATGCTGATTTTAGAGCAGCACTTAAACCAAAAGGCTTGTTAACTAGAGATTCTCGTGTTGTTGAGCGTAAGAAATTTGGTAGAAGAAAGGCAAGAAGAAGCCCACAATTCTCTAAACGTTAA
- a CDS encoding OmpA family protein, with amino-acid sequence MKKIALAMVAATAVFASNAAYNYEVTPTIGGVHPEGNLRVKDHNFVGVRAARNLEDFFFDQVELGVDYTQKAKEKTGSLTREGRVLRYHANLVKDIVDFGPVSLYGLVGAGYEDVPAIFVKNEDGGFGQYGFGLRYQVTDRFALKAEARDAIKFEHADHNLFYSLGFGIGLDSKAAPVVAAAPVAAATPAATPVLDDDNDGVPNDIDQCPNTPAGVVVDERGCEKVIVLRDLDVNFAFDSYKVGPKYAAEIKKVADFMGEHPDYKVVLAGHTDSVGAEAYNQKLSEKRAKAVADVLAGYGVSEDKISTVGYGELKPIATNKTKEGRAQNRRVEATFNK; translated from the coding sequence ATGAAAAAGATTGCTTTAGCTATGGTTGCCGCAACAGCGGTTTTTGCGTCTAACGCAGCATATAATTATGAAGTTACTCCAACTATTGGTGGCGTTCACCCAGAGGGAAATCTACGTGTAAAAGACCATAACTTCGTTGGTGTTAGAGCTGCTAGAAATCTTGAAGATTTTTTCTTTGATCAAGTAGAGCTTGGTGTTGATTACACTCAAAAAGCAAAAGAAAAAACAGGTAGCTTAACAAGAGAAGGAAGAGTTCTTAGATATCATGCAAATCTTGTAAAAGATATAGTTGATTTTGGACCAGTTAGTCTATATGGCTTAGTTGGTGCTGGTTATGAAGATGTTCCAGCTATTTTTGTTAAAAATGAAGATGGCGGTTTTGGCCAATATGGTTTTGGTTTAAGATATCAAGTAACTGATAGATTTGCTCTTAAAGCAGAAGCAAGAGATGCTATCAAATTTGAACATGCTGATCATAACCTATTCTATTCACTAGGCTTTGGTATTGGTCTTGACTCAAAAGCAGCTCCAGTTGTAGCAGCAGCTCCAGTTGCAGCAGCAACTCCAGCAGCAACTCCAGTTCTTGATGATGATAATGATGGCGTGCCAAACGATATAGATCAATGCCCTAACACTCCAGCTGGCGTAGTTGTTGATGAAAGAGGATGCGAGAAAGTTATCGTTCTTAGAGATCTAGATGTTAACTTTGCATTTGATAGCTACAAAGTTGGACCAAAATACGCAGCTGAGATCAAAAAAGTAGCTGACTTTATGGGCGAACACCCAGATTATAAAGTTGTACTTGCTGGTCACACTGATAGCGTAGGTGCAGAAGCTTATAACCAAAAACTATCTGAAAAAAGAGCAAAAGCAGTAGCTGATGTTCTTGCTGGCTATGGAGTAAGCGAGGATAAAATTTCAACAGTTGGCTACGGTGAGCTTAAACCAATTGCTACAAATAAAACTAAAGAAGGCCGCGCTCAAAATAGACGCGTTGAAGCTACTTTCAATAAATAA
- a CDS encoding HAD family hydrolase translates to MKKTILFDLDGTLIDSTSAILKGFDRAFLSHGKKEPDHNVLKSLVGHPLEIMFERLGASKNLIDSYIKEYKACYEKNYLNETVLLDYANEALKEASSFADVGIVTTKTSKFSIILLEHLGVMKYIKTVIGRDDVANPKPNPEPINLALDRLNKDKNNAFMVGDTIMDLMAAQAAFVTGVGLTCGYGQKSDLENFSKHIFSNPFEAVSFIEEV, encoded by the coding sequence ATGAAAAAAACCATACTTTTTGATTTAGACGGTACACTTATTGACTCGACTTCGGCTATTTTAAAAGGATTTGATAGAGCTTTTTTATCTCATGGCAAAAAAGAGCCAGACCATAATGTATTAAAGTCTTTGGTTGGTCATCCGCTTGAAATAATGTTTGAAAGACTTGGTGCAAGCAAAAATTTAATTGATAGCTATATAAAAGAGTATAAAGCTTGCTACGAAAAAAATTATCTTAATGAGACGGTACTCTTAGATTATGCAAATGAAGCATTGAAGGAGGCAAGTAGCTTTGCTGATGTAGGTATAGTTACTACGAAAACTTCAAAATTTTCTATTATCTTGCTTGAGCATTTGGGGGTTATGAAATATATAAAAACTGTTATTGGAAGAGACGATGTTGCTAATCCAAAACCAAATCCAGAACCTATAAATTTGGCTTTAGATAGACTTAATAAAGATAAAAATAATGCATTTATGGTAGGTGATACCATTATGGATCTAATGGCTGCACAAGCTGCCTTTGTTACAGGCGTGGGTCTAACTTGTGGATATGGTCAAAAGAGTGATTTGGAGAATTTTAGTAAACATATTTTCTCAAACCCATTTGAAGCCGTTAGCTTTATAGAAGAGGTTTGA
- a CDS encoding NAD(P)/FAD-dependent oxidoreductase, which translates to MIYDVIIIGAGASGLFLGANLKGKKIAILEKNSSAGKKILASGGGRCNITNRFISAKNYLGEQKFIEQILKKLTPNQVLKFFSELKFSEQKQNQFFCDSGAKSVLNVLLKRQKADIFYNKEVLGAKKVDGIFEILTKDEKFRARNLVIASGGLSYKALGASDIGYKIANDFGIETSALAPALVGFSVQKDEFWFKELSGVSLNADVEINSHKFSGDLLFTHRGISGPAILNASLFWQKGRICINFLPKFNEKNLINGKKQLSSVLPLPKRFVLEVLKNFGLKDRAFYEFNDNDRQIIKRLFAYEFAPAGTFGFERAEVTKGGVKSEFLDENLQAYSVKGLYFIGEVLDITGMLGGYNLHFAFASALKVARVLNL; encoded by the coding sequence TTGATCTATGACGTCATCATCATTGGTGCTGGCGCTAGCGGGCTCTTTTTAGGGGCAAATTTAAAGGGTAAAAAGATTGCTATCTTAGAAAAAAATAGTAGTGCTGGCAAAAAGATCCTAGCAAGTGGTGGAGGCAGATGTAACATCACAAATCGCTTTATAAGCGCTAAAAACTACCTTGGCGAGCAAAAATTTATAGAGCAAATTTTAAAAAAATTGACTCCAAATCAAGTTTTAAAATTTTTTAGCGAGCTTAAATTTAGTGAGCAAAAGCAAAATCAATTTTTCTGCGATAGCGGTGCAAAGAGCGTTTTAAACGTACTTCTGAAAAGACAAAAAGCGGATATTTTTTACAATAAAGAGGTTCTTGGCGCTAAAAAAGTAGATGGAATTTTTGAAATTTTGACAAAAGATGAGAAATTTAGAGCTAGAAATTTAGTCATAGCAAGTGGCGGACTAAGCTACAAAGCCCTTGGCGCAAGCGACATTGGCTATAAAATAGCAAATGATTTTGGTATTGAGACATCAGCTCTTGCACCTGCACTTGTCGGATTTAGCGTACAAAAAGATGAGTTTTGGTTTAAAGAACTTAGTGGCGTCAGCCTAAACGCAGATGTGGAGATAAATAGCCATAAATTTAGTGGAGACTTACTTTTTACACATAGAGGCATAAGCGGACCAGCGATACTAAACGCCTCGTTATTTTGGCAAAAAGGTCGAATTTGTATAAATTTTTTACCCAAATTTAATGAGAAAAATTTAATAAATGGCAAAAAGCAGCTTAGTTCGGTTTTGCCCTTACCAAAGAGATTTGTACTGGAGGTTTTAAAAAATTTTGGCTTAAAAGACAGAGCCTTTTATGAATTTAACGACAATGATAGACAAATAATAAAAAGGCTTTTTGCTTATGAGTTTGCCCCAGCTGGGACATTTGGCTTTGAAAGAGCGGAGGTTACAAAAGGTGGCGTAAAGAGCGAATTTTTAGATGAAAATTTACAAGCTTATAGCGTTAAGGGGCTTTATTTTATTGGTGAAGTCTTGGACATCACTGGCATGCTTGGCGGATATAACTTGCATTTTGCATTTGCAAGCGCCCTAAAAGTGGCTAGGGTCTTAAATCTATGA
- a CDS encoding MFS transporter — MLKSVLPLSFIIASRFLGLFIVLPVLSLYALNLRGANEFLVGLIVGVYAISQMIFQVPFGALSDRIGRKKTLTIGLLVFIIGSIICALTSDIFTMLFGRFLQGVGAIGAVATAMISDYITEEKRSKAMAIMGAFIGLSFTLSMVLGPLLAKDYGLSSLFYLSAALSLLCIVLLYTVVPKEIKVSAKSEKVPFGKLFLQKDYMIINFTSFMQKMLASIAFLVIPIVLVKEYGYESSELYKVYSLGAVLGFLAMGLAGALGDGKGLSKVILIAGTLLFALTYTIFAISFTLFIFVLGVAIFFIGFNLHEPIMQSTATKFVKSSQKGSALGVFNSFGYLGSFVGGAFGGYILHAFGFKVLAVICVVLCVIWLVLLFSLSDPRIFKNIYLSPEVSLNLELLNSQKGVVDYYKNEKNQVIKFDSRLTSEAALKESLKF; from the coding sequence ATGTTAAAAAGCGTTTTACCACTATCTTTTATCATAGCAAGCAGATTTTTAGGTCTTTTTATAGTTTTGCCAGTGCTTAGCCTTTATGCCTTAAATTTACGCGGAGCAAACGAGTTTTTAGTAGGGCTAATAGTAGGCGTCTATGCGATCTCGCAGATGATATTTCAAGTGCCTTTTGGAGCGCTCTCGGATAGGATAGGACGCAAAAAAACATTAACGATCGGACTTTTGGTTTTTATCATCGGCTCAATAATTTGTGCACTTACAAGCGATATTTTTACCATGCTATTTGGTAGATTTTTACAAGGCGTAGGTGCTATCGGAGCAGTTGCAACTGCGATGATAAGTGACTATATAACAGAAGAAAAACGCTCAAAAGCCATGGCGATAATGGGAGCTTTTATAGGGCTTAGCTTCACGCTTTCGATGGTACTTGGGCCACTTCTTGCCAAAGACTACGGACTTTCAAGTCTCTTTTACCTAAGTGCCGCTCTTAGCCTACTTTGCATTGTACTTCTCTACACCGTTGTGCCAAAAGAGATAAAAGTGAGCGCTAAAAGTGAAAAAGTACCATTTGGTAAGCTGTTTTTACAAAAAGACTACATGATCATAAATTTTACTTCTTTTATGCAAAAGATGCTAGCAAGCATCGCATTTTTGGTGATCCCTATCGTTTTAGTAAAAGAGTATGGCTACGAAAGCAGTGAGCTTTACAAAGTCTATTCGCTTGGCGCCGTGCTTGGCTTTTTAGCTATGGGGCTAGCTGGCGCCCTTGGCGATGGCAAGGGACTTAGCAAGGTCATCTTGATAGCTGGCACGCTGCTTTTTGCCCTAACCTACACTATTTTTGCTATTAGCTTTACGCTTTTTATCTTCGTTTTGGGAGTTGCTATATTTTTCATAGGTTTTAACCTTCATGAGCCCATCATGCAATCAACCGCAACAAAATTTGTAAAATCCTCACAAAAAGGCTCAGCCCTTGGTGTATTTAATTCATTTGGCTATCTGGGAAGCTTTGTTGGAGGTGCATTTGGTGGGTATATATTGCATGCCTTTGGTTTTAAAGTACTAGCCGTCATCTGCGTGGTGCTTTGCGTGATATGGCTTGTTTTGCTCTTTAGCTTAAGCGATCCAAGAATTTTTAAAAATATCTATCTAAGCCCTGAAGTAAGCTTAAATTTAGAGTTACTAAATAGCCAAAAAGGCGTAGTCGATTATTACAAAAACGAGAAAAATCAAGTGATCAAATTTGACTCTCGCCTAACAAGCGAGGCTGCTTTAAAAGAGAGCTTGAAGTTTTGA
- a CDS encoding non-canonical purine NTP pyrophosphatase — MKIVLATSNLDKVKEIKEYLKGYEIYALSEVVKPFEIVEDGSTFQQNALIKSKAVFAKLKEQGLDNEFIALSDDSGISVDALGGEPGIYSARYFDLDENGKVCGKNANDANNRAKLISKLKALNLESSSAHYTACIAISSKFGDYTTHGFMYGRAIDEERGTNGFGYDALFIPDGFTKTLGELDNETKLKISHRSKGLELANFVLKSLKKNFS; from the coding sequence ATGAAGATCGTGCTTGCGACATCAAATTTAGACAAAGTAAAAGAGATAAAAGAGTATTTAAAAGGCTATGAAATTTACGCTCTAAGCGAGGTCGTAAAGCCATTTGAGATCGTTGAAGATGGCAGCACTTTTCAGCAAAATGCACTCATAAAGTCAAAAGCTGTTTTTGCAAAGCTTAAAGAGCAGGGGCTTGATAATGAGTTTATCGCTCTTAGCGATGATAGCGGCATTAGCGTGGATGCACTTGGCGGTGAGCCAGGGATCTACTCAGCTCGCTATTTTGACCTTGATGAAAATGGCAAAGTATGCGGTAAAAACGCAAATGACGCAAACAATAGAGCAAAACTCATTAGCAAGCTAAAGGCGCTAAATTTAGAGAGTTCATCAGCGCACTATACTGCCTGTATCGCTATTAGCTCAAAATTTGGTGATTACACTACGCATGGCTTTATGTATGGAAGGGCGATTGATGAGGAGCGTGGCACAAATGGCTTTGGCTACGACGCGCTCTTTATCCCAGATGGCTTTACTAAAACGCTTGGTGAGCTAGATAATGAGACGAAGCTTAAAATTTCTCACCGTTCAAAGGGACTTGAGCTTGCAAATTTCGTGCTAAAAAGTCTAAAGAAAAACTTTAGTTAA
- a CDS encoding tetratricopeptide repeat protein yields MKKILPFLAPICLFASSCDELIQESVREFYKSDRNLERAINLAEQATDVCLKEGNTEQAITSLINSASICMVNKEPQKALELSQRALELAANVSDKLLLARSYHSLGAAQKVLGRYDEALANFQEALKIYDNAPNAPMNDELICIKGIASAYYLKNEFDKAHENHLLALNLLDITPELSSNELVRSELLVELANDLAKLNQKDEATQNYKKVLEILNGKEQNPRALDLLERANKGLNGLN; encoded by the coding sequence GAGAGTGTGAGGGAGTTTTATAAAAGCGATAGAAATTTGGAGAGAGCCATAAATTTAGCCGAGCAAGCGACTGATGTCTGCTTAAAAGAGGGCAACACCGAGCAGGCGATCACTTCGCTCATAAATAGCGCTAGCATTTGCATGGTAAATAAAGAGCCACAAAAGGCGTTAGAGCTCTCACAAAGAGCCCTAGAGCTTGCGGCAAACGTTAGCGACAAGCTGCTACTAGCTCGCTCTTATCATAGCCTAGGTGCGGCACAAAAGGTGCTAGGCAGATACGACGAAGCACTTGCTAATTTTCAAGAAGCTCTAAAAATTTATGACAACGCGCCAAATGCCCCAATGAACGACGAACTCATCTGTATAAAAGGCATCGCTAGCGCCTACTACCTAAAAAACGAATTTGACAAAGCCCACGAAAACCACCTTTTAGCGCTAAATTTACTTGATATCACGCCAGAGTTAAGCAGCAACGAGCTTGTGCGATCAGAGCTTTTAGTAGAGCTTGCTAACGACCTAGCAAAGCTTAATCAAAAGGACGAAGCTACCCAAAACTACAAAAAAGTGCTTGAAATTTTAAATGGAAAAGAGCAAAATCCTCGCGCACTGGATCTTTTAGAGAGAGCTAACAAAGGGCTAAATGGGCTTAACTAA